From a region of the Synechococcus sp. RS9916 genome:
- a CDS encoding exopolysaccharide biosynthesis polyprenyl glycosylphosphotransferase, whose amino-acid sequence MQFRIPWILSRKRLIAATLLDSVIFIASYTFSFRLSFERWPDLNFSIAFFLIYWLIVSYVIGRYPRSHHPPQISTLLNISQQLFKTLFVALLSTCCIIVYYNFFKLTNSVESVNIFLLQSGILFCIISSSSQVLFDDWIRRNSKKNNLWTFIGSQNNFHKLQNYLQWSRVPAKLYFAEIDNLNICSSLQIVVDNYTDYNKSQLDKLLHFQQTGITIITKYSWCKLILQRFPPDLLTEVELLRGEFSMPQSNLQTRIKRLGDVIISLLLLISSFPLIFFSCFLIFLEDGNPIFYSQIRSGLSGKSYRVWKLRTMYRDSEKNGPQWGMKTDPRVTKIGYFLRKFRIDELPQLLCVLNGTMSLIGPRPERPEFDVQLEAELPFYKLRYKMRPGLSGWAQVNYPYGASVKDSANKLSYDLYYLRNASLWLDLLILVKTIRLVFNAQGSIPVDKIN is encoded by the coding sequence ATGCAATTCAGAATACCGTGGATTCTTTCTAGAAAACGATTAATTGCCGCAACATTACTTGATTCTGTAATCTTTATTGCTAGTTATACCTTTTCATTTCGCTTAAGCTTTGAGCGTTGGCCTGATCTAAATTTTTCAATCGCTTTTTTTTTAATCTATTGGTTAATTGTTAGTTATGTTATAGGACGTTATCCTAGGTCACATCATCCTCCTCAGATATCCACTTTATTAAATATTAGTCAACAATTATTCAAAACCCTCTTTGTTGCACTTTTAAGTACTTGTTGCATAATCGTTTATTATAATTTTTTCAAACTTACTAACAGCGTTGAAAGTGTAAATATATTTTTACTGCAAAGTGGCATCTTGTTTTGCATTATTAGTTCTAGCTCCCAAGTACTTTTTGACGACTGGATAAGAAGAAATTCGAAGAAGAATAATTTATGGACATTCATAGGGTCGCAAAACAATTTTCATAAGCTTCAGAATTACCTTCAGTGGTCTCGAGTTCCTGCAAAGTTGTACTTTGCCGAAATAGATAATTTAAACATATGTAGTTCCTTGCAAATTGTTGTTGATAACTATACCGACTATAATAAATCGCAGCTTGATAAGCTTCTTCACTTTCAACAAACAGGAATTACCATAATCACCAAATACTCTTGGTGTAAACTTATCCTTCAACGTTTTCCTCCTGATCTTTTAACAGAAGTTGAATTATTACGTGGTGAATTCTCCATGCCTCAAAGTAATTTACAGACTCGCATTAAACGGTTAGGAGATGTTATAATTTCACTTCTATTACTTATTTCATCTTTCCCATTAATATTCTTTTCATGTTTTTTAATTTTCTTGGAGGATGGTAATCCAATCTTTTATTCTCAAATACGTAGCGGGTTGTCTGGTAAGTCTTACAGGGTTTGGAAATTGCGTACTATGTACCGTGATTCTGAGAAAAATGGACCTCAATGGGGAATGAAAACTGACCCTCGTGTCACCAAGATTGGATATTTTCTAAGAAAATTTAGAATTGATGAACTTCCACAGCTTTTATGTGTTTTAAATGGAACTATGAGTCTTATTGGACCACGACCTGAACGTCCAGAATTTGATGTTCAGCTTGAGGCCGAGTTGCCATTTTACAAATTACGTTATAAAATGAGACCTGGTCTAAGTGGATGGGCTCAAGTCAACTATCCGTACGGAGCATCTGTCAAAGATTCAGCCAATAAACTCAGTTATGATCTCTACTATCTTAGAAATGCATCACTTTGGTTGGATTTGCTGATTTTGGTGAAGACCATTCGACTGGTTTTTAATGCTCAGGGCTCTATACCTGTCGACAAAATTAATTAA
- a CDS encoding oxidoreductase, with the protein MNLSDQTVLITGAAGRIGSAAANLCLEYGASLVLVDISKERLESFVNQMPADLQNKVSTIVCDLTSEQQLNQLFLKINESPFLITSAVHSAYPTSSGWGTSFEDLTPKNLASDLCSQLGGAILFSQKMMNYFQENSAGNLIHISSIQGISAPKFEHYHGTNMSSPIEYSAIKAGVIAITRWLSKYYSNQNIRVNCVSPGGILDNQPESFLQAYRESCTNIGMLSSKQVAECICFLLSSSSAAINGQNIIVDDGWSL; encoded by the coding sequence ATGAATCTATCTGATCAAACTGTCCTTATTACCGGTGCTGCAGGTCGTATTGGATCTGCAGCCGCAAATCTTTGTCTAGAGTATGGCGCTAGTTTAGTACTGGTTGATATTTCAAAGGAAAGGCTTGAATCATTTGTAAACCAAATGCCAGCCGATCTGCAAAATAAAGTAAGTACAATTGTATGTGATCTCACTTCAGAACAACAGCTCAATCAATTGTTCCTTAAAATTAACGAGTCTCCTTTTTTGATTACATCAGCTGTTCATTCTGCTTATCCTACTTCTTCAGGTTGGGGCACATCTTTTGAGGATTTGACTCCAAAAAACCTAGCATCTGACCTTTGCTCTCAACTTGGTGGAGCCATCCTTTTTTCGCAGAAAATGATGAATTATTTTCAGGAAAATAGCGCAGGTAACCTTATTCATATATCATCTATTCAGGGTATTTCAGCCCCTAAATTTGAGCACTATCATGGCACTAATATGTCGTCTCCAATAGAATACTCAGCCATCAAAGCAGGTGTTATTGCGATTACTAGATGGCTTTCAAAATACTATTCAAATCAGAATATTCGCGTAAATTGTGTCAGTCCAGGCGGCATTTTGGATAATCAGCCGGAATCATTCTTGCAAGCTTACAGAGAAAGTTGTACAAATATTGGCATGCTATCCTCCAAGCAAGTAGCAGAGTGTATTTGCTTCTTGTTGTCTAGTTCTTCTGCTGCAATTAATGGGCAAAATATTATAGTAGATGATGGTTGGTCCTTATAA
- a CDS encoding acylneuraminate cytidylyltransferase family protein — MKIVNAFIFARGGSKGLPGKNILPLGGVPLITRSIQLAQDLKCVKNTFVSTDCPQIADIASSSGAEIIMRPADLATDTSPEWLSWQHAIKQVQNSHGDFDSFLSLPTTSPLRSIRDVEKCINSLNNGVDICITMTPSRRSPWFNMVTQSQTGFVDLVSGEGNVACRQQSKVCYDMTTVAYVARPDFVLNSSKMWDGKVYGVEVPAERAIDIDTPLDFEFAEFLLSKLTRLPQNYESI, encoded by the coding sequence ATGAAAATTGTAAACGCATTTATTTTTGCTCGTGGCGGATCCAAAGGTTTGCCAGGTAAAAATATTTTACCTTTGGGTGGTGTTCCTTTAATAACTCGGTCTATTCAACTCGCACAAGACCTAAAGTGTGTGAAGAATACTTTTGTATCTACGGATTGTCCGCAAATTGCCGATATTGCTTCTTCAAGTGGTGCAGAGATTATTATGCGTCCTGCTGACTTGGCGACTGATACTTCCCCTGAGTGGCTATCTTGGCAACATGCTATAAAGCAAGTTCAAAACTCTCATGGAGACTTTGATAGTTTTCTAAGTCTTCCAACAACTTCACCACTTCGGTCGATTCGAGATGTTGAAAAATGCATTAATTCTTTGAATAATGGGGTTGACATATGTATTACTATGACACCTTCAAGGCGAAGCCCTTGGTTTAATATGGTAACTCAATCTCAAACAGGTTTTGTTGATTTAGTGTCCGGAGAAGGTAATGTCGCTTGTAGGCAGCAGAGTAAAGTTTGCTACGACATGACTACAGTTGCTTATGTTGCGAGGCCAGACTTTGTTTTAAATTCTTCTAAAATGTGGGATGGTAAAGTGTATGGAGTTGAAGTACCTGCTGAGCGTGCTATAGATATTGATACTCCTCTTGATTTTGAATTTGCAGAATTTCTTCTGAGTAAACTCACTAGGCTACCCCAGAACTATGAATCTATCTGA
- a CDS encoding Gfo/Idh/MocA family protein — protein MEGCKISKILICGLGSIGKRHFRVLKRLYPFMKIGALRSGYGLESKESNSVDITFSSLDESIKWSPNAAIIASPAPYHLATAIRLARSGIPLLIEKPIGTGFESTDLWNELLAISQDLPILIGYVFRHDKCLSKVINLLNSNLIGNPVELDIYCGSWLPDWRPNQDYKTSVSSCKRLGGGVLLELSHEIDLAFRLFSDLQLESCLLSLSRNLEIDVEDNAVLVLRSSRCQSIVIRINFCTTPPKRFLSVRGTSGEISWNLAQNFVSLHSRQLDTVFHSHEVIDDLYFKQIKHFFACIEGQESVMCTVEDGLKVISLIAQAKSISS, from the coding sequence ATGGAAGGTTGCAAAATTTCAAAAATTCTTATATGTGGACTTGGTAGTATTGGAAAACGTCATTTCAGGGTTCTTAAGCGACTTTATCCTTTCATGAAGATCGGAGCGTTACGTTCTGGTTATGGTCTTGAGAGCAAAGAGTCTAACTCTGTGGACATTACTTTTAGTAGTCTAGATGAATCTATCAAATGGTCACCTAATGCGGCTATTATTGCATCACCCGCTCCTTATCACTTAGCGACGGCAATTCGATTGGCAAGATCTGGAATTCCTCTTCTTATAGAGAAACCTATTGGTACTGGATTTGAGTCTACTGACCTTTGGAACGAATTGCTCGCAATATCCCAAGATCTTCCTATATTAATTGGTTATGTCTTTCGCCACGATAAATGTCTTTCAAAGGTAATTAACCTTTTGAATTCCAATCTAATTGGCAATCCTGTCGAGTTGGATATATATTGCGGGTCTTGGCTCCCGGATTGGAGACCTAACCAGGATTACAAAACATCTGTTTCTAGTTGTAAAAGATTGGGGGGCGGTGTGTTATTAGAGTTGAGTCACGAAATAGATTTGGCTTTTAGGTTGTTTAGTGATCTACAGCTTGAAAGTTGTTTATTGTCTCTGTCTAGAAACCTTGAGATAGATGTAGAGGATAACGCAGTTCTGGTATTGAGATCATCAAGATGTCAATCTATTGTTATACGTATAAATTTCTGCACTACCCCGCCAAAACGTTTTTTATCAGTCCGAGGCACATCAGGAGAAATTTCATGGAATTTGGCACAAAATTTTGTGAGTTTACACTCACGCCAACTAGATACAGTTTTCCACTCACATGAAGTCATTGATGACTTGTATTTTAAACAAATTAAGCATTTTTTTGCATGCATCGAGGGACAAGAAAGTGTTATGTGTACTGTTGAAGATGGCTTAAAAGTAATTAGCCTTATTGCTCAAGCCAAATCAATTTCGAGTTGA
- a CDS encoding SLBB domain-containing protein: MLGLSVQSLVNFKFLLFFQILSIILFPLASNANEIDYQKETTEHKSISQKSLHSNYYILGPGDSVFIELINIPEFSGVYSIGPDGTLYLPRLRSLYVEGLTVEELRYFLFSQYASFIKDPDIFVSPAAYRPVRVYVGGEVARPGYYYLSTTNTVISEDYASRRDALNLNSNIKMQSEIVQQFNNLSNNGQQNPSSNRLPRLFDALQVAGGVTPFSNLEEVTVTRKRPLSEGGGSMRAKVNFLSLITNGDESGNLRLVDGDTVFVTRSTTELRDQIIKASQTNLSPSFIQVYITGRVRDPGMKILPQGASLDQALAAAGGQKLLRGQVEFVRFNRNGSTDKRNFFSDGSNSAGSFTNPILMSGDVIRVNQSPLSATLDVLNEVTGPAVGVYSIYNLFR, encoded by the coding sequence ATGTTAGGGTTAAGTGTTCAAAGCTTGGTTAACTTTAAATTCCTCTTATTCTTCCAAATTTTATCCATCATTCTTTTCCCTCTAGCAAGTAATGCTAATGAGATTGATTATCAAAAAGAGACAACTGAACATAAAAGTATTTCTCAAAAGAGTCTCCACAGTAATTATTATATCTTAGGTCCGGGAGATTCGGTATTTATAGAATTAATCAATATACCAGAATTTTCTGGTGTTTATTCGATTGGTCCAGATGGTACTTTATATTTGCCAAGGCTCCGATCATTATATGTTGAGGGATTGACAGTTGAAGAACTAAGGTATTTTCTTTTCTCCCAATATGCATCCTTTATTAAGGATCCAGATATTTTTGTAAGTCCTGCCGCGTATCGGCCTGTTAGGGTTTACGTAGGTGGTGAAGTGGCTCGTCCTGGATACTATTATCTAAGTACAACCAATACAGTCATATCCGAAGATTATGCATCCAGGCGCGATGCTCTTAACCTTAATTCAAACATCAAAATGCAATCCGAAATTGTTCAACAATTTAATAATCTATCAAATAATGGTCAACAAAATCCATCTTCCAATAGATTACCTAGATTGTTTGATGCATTGCAAGTAGCTGGCGGAGTCACTCCATTTTCAAATCTTGAAGAGGTCACCGTAACACGTAAGCGCCCATTGAGTGAAGGCGGTGGATCAATGAGAGCAAAAGTAAATTTTTTATCGTTAATAACCAATGGTGATGAATCTGGAAATCTTAGACTAGTAGACGGAGATACAGTATTCGTCACAAGGTCCACTACTGAACTTAGAGATCAAATTATCAAAGCAAGTCAAACGAATTTAAGTCCTAGTTTTATTCAAGTTTATATTACAGGTAGAGTACGTGACCCCGGTATGAAGATTTTGCCACAAGGAGCTTCGTTAGATCAAGCATTAGCTGCAGCAGGAGGACAAAAGCTATTGCGTGGACAAGTTGAGTTTGTTCGGTTCAATCGTAATGGAAGCACAGATAAACGGAATTTTTTCAGTGATGGTAGTAATTCGGCCGGATCATTTACTAACCCAATATTGATGAGTGGAGATGTCATTAGAGTTAATCAATCTCCTTTATCCGCAACTCTAGACGTACTTAATGAGGTCACTGGTCCGGCGGTTGGCGTTTACTCAATTTACAATCTTTTTAGGTAG
- a CDS encoding nucleotidyltransferase family protein, translated as MNHSFSGPSNLKNLLLSADAKILDAMRVIDSTPAHISLVIDKANKLIGTLTDGDIRRALLHGESLTSPVENIMNHDFYALVHNQDKSHALDIMKKKKIKQIPIVNSSGEVIDLLFDDQYNTSNVVSNPVVIMAGGKGTRLRPFTENCPKPMLLIDGKPMLEILLENCISSGFRNFYFSVNYLKEQIIDYFGDGKSWDVSINYLIESEPLGTAGSLKLLPKTVKEPILVLNGDVLTSLNLLHLLDFHTHHHAQATVCVRQNQTTIPFGVVQVDGLDLIDFEEKPVYSHLVNAGVYVIDPILLTSIRPDCFTDMPTLLQVSRSNSERVIVYPIHEYWIDVGRPETLEEAHKTWKNLN; from the coding sequence TTGAATCACTCCTTTTCTGGTCCTAGCAATCTTAAGAATCTTCTTTTATCGGCTGACGCGAAGATTCTCGACGCAATGCGAGTTATTGACTCTACACCCGCCCATATTTCGCTTGTAATTGATAAAGCCAATAAGTTAATCGGAACCCTGACCGACGGTGACATTCGTCGTGCATTGCTTCACGGAGAATCTTTAACTTCTCCTGTAGAAAATATCATGAATCACGACTTTTATGCATTAGTGCACAATCAAGACAAGAGTCATGCCTTAGATATCATGAAAAAAAAGAAGATTAAGCAGATTCCCATTGTTAATTCTTCTGGAGAAGTTATTGATTTATTGTTCGATGATCAATACAACACTTCAAATGTAGTCAGCAACCCTGTGGTGATTATGGCGGGAGGTAAAGGTACTCGTCTTCGTCCATTTACCGAAAATTGTCCTAAGCCTATGCTGTTAATAGATGGCAAGCCAATGCTTGAAATACTGCTTGAAAATTGTATTTCCTCAGGGTTCAGAAATTTTTACTTCTCTGTAAATTATCTCAAAGAACAGATTATTGATTATTTTGGCGATGGTAAATCATGGGATGTTTCTATTAACTATCTTATAGAGAGTGAGCCGTTGGGTACAGCAGGTTCACTTAAATTGTTGCCCAAAACTGTAAAAGAGCCAATATTGGTTCTAAATGGCGATGTTTTGACAAGCTTAAATCTTTTGCATTTATTAGATTTTCATACACATCACCATGCTCAGGCAACTGTATGTGTCCGTCAAAATCAAACCACTATCCCTTTCGGTGTTGTTCAAGTTGATGGATTGGATTTAATTGATTTCGAAGAAAAGCCTGTTTACTCACATTTGGTAAATGCTGGAGTTTATGTTATTGACCCTATTTTGTTGACTAGTATTCGTCCTGATTGCTTTACTGATATGCCTACACTGTTACAAGTTTCTCGCTCCAATAGTGAGCGTGTTATTGTTTATCCTATTCACGAGTATTGGATTGATGTAGGTCGCCCTGAGACATTAGAAGAAGCACATAAAACTTGGAAGAATCTAAATTAA